The following proteins are co-located in the Vanessa cardui chromosome 15, ilVanCard2.1, whole genome shotgun sequence genome:
- the LOC124535867 gene encoding LOW QUALITY PROTEIN: xanthine dehydrogenase/oxidase-like (The sequence of the model RefSeq protein was modified relative to this genomic sequence to represent the inferred CDS: substituted 3 bases at 3 genomic stop codons) codes for MDSVQFKVNGSEYSIGGDVSSTTTLLEFLRRSLELRGTKYMCLEGGCGSCIISVIKSPGSMPEAVNSCMVSLPSCHGWEVTTIEKVGNRLDGYHPLQKTLAETNGTQCGYCSPGFVMSMYNLLKSKRKTMIEIEQQLSSNICRCTGYRTILQAFKKFASDAPEPNKIMDIEDISLXVRPIIEYPRILIDVTAIRDLKGFYFDQNMVVGAGTTLSELIDIFADTSDTEYFGYLKVINDHIELVANVAIRNQGTIAGNLMIKHMYRDFSSDIFLLFQAVGAQLTLRSANGVTKTVTMENFLNENMRGKIILNVLLPPLNTANKLVTYKVSARSRNAHAIVNAAFLYKLNEDDNNVLKSRIVFGGLSSNFSRATKTEHFVIGKMLFNNDTLQQTIKILSDELMVTDLPPEPSVQYRKQLAIGLFYKGLLFLSPQNILHSRYKSGKIKLHQTRPVSSASQTFPTDPNIWPLNEPIPKVEALYQCAGEAKYVDDHPSLPREVFATFVLTTIARGNIDSIDASEALNFPGVIAFYTAKDIPGINSFTPPEDQDSITNEEILCDGEVFYYNQPLGIIVAESYDIANRARLLVKVKYSNVRQPKMDIRNLKNDPSQVTFYSSIKATDKGSDVVKVIKGEKTMFGQYHFCLENLSCVSWPTEEGIKATPTSHYLAAAQTMAARCLNIDQSRYGLVTLELXKFKFKNYLRWHSFXNDELLLNLLKLQKHRVDMKVHRVGGSFGLKLSRQTLITTACCIATYKLNRPCRFLLPLRIQTRALGKRMPSMTNYEIGVNSEGVVQYVNYDIYDDNGYIVNELLVRITEGTYYNCYDKARWDFRCYNVISDTPSNTWFRSPGTLEAIIGAETIMERIAYELDLDPLTVRLNNLDKEFGDLIEMTNTLKDDSNYLERKKATDKFNSENRWKKRGLRFALMRWNSIYPYILNITLSVYSGDGSVAITHGGIELGQGINTKAIQVCAYFLNIPVSKIKIKASNTMANPNNSCTVSSLGTQNVALGVTRCCKELLKRLEPLRRDMGNPTWEQLIARAYELGMNLQANGLATFDDSYKNNNVFGAILAEVEIDVLTGESEILRVDLLEDVGCSINPLIDIGQIEGAFVQGVGYMTSEELVYDHSTGELLTDRSWNYYVPQATDIPQDFRIYFREKSYSYDAILGTKATSEPPLCLSIAVPFAMREAIASARLESGIPSNKWFDIDGPYTVEKICLSCETKIEDFKFY; via the exons ATGGATTCTGTACAATTTAAAGTTAATGGATCAGAATATTCAA ttggtGGGGATGTCAGTTCCACCACAACACTGCTCGAATTCCTGAGAAGATCTCTGGAACTGCGAGGAACCAAATACATGTGCCTGGAAGGCGGATGCGGATCATGTATCATCAGCGTCATAAAATCACCGGGTTCAATGCCAGAAGCGGTTAATTCT TGTATGGTATCACTACCATCTTGTCATGGCTGGGAGGTTACGACTATTGAGAAGGTTGGTAACCGGCTTGATGGATACCATCCCTTACAAAAGACACTCGCAGAGACGAACGGTACTCAATGTGGCTACTGTAGTCCAGGCTTCGTGATGTCAATGTAcaa CTTATTAAAGAGCAAAAGGAAAACGATGATAGAAATAGAACAACAGCTGTCCAGTAATATATGCAGGTGTACTGGGTACAGAACCATTTTACAAGCATTTAAGAAGTTTGCCAGTGATGCGCcagaaccaaataaaataatggaTATAGAAGATATTTCCCTAT GAGTACGTCCGATTATAGAATATCCTCGTATTTTAATAGATGTCACTGCTATAAGGGATCTGAAGGGTTTCTATTTCGACCAAAACATGGTTGTTGGAGCTGGAACAACACTATCAGAACTGATAGATATATTTGCTGACACATCTGACACTGAGTATTTTGGTTACCTGAAAGTTATTAATGATCATATTGAATTAGTGGCCAACGTTGCTATCAGAAAT CAAGGAACAATAGCGGGAAACTTGATGATAAAACATATGTATCGCGACTTCTCTTCTGACATTTTTCTCCTTTTTCAAGCGGTCGGAGCGCAGCTGACGTTAA gATCTGCTAATGGTGTTACGAAAACAGTCACTATGGAAAATTTTCTAAACGAAAACATGAgaggaaaaataatattgaatgttCTACTGCCACCTTTAAATACTGCTAATAAATTGGTTACTTACAAG GTGTCAGCAAGATCCCGAAATGCACATGCAATTGTTAATGCAGCGTTTCTCTATAAGCTAAATGAGGACGATAACAATGTGTTAAAATCTAGAATTGTATTCGGTGGGTTGTCTTCAAATTTTTCAAGAGCTACAAAAACAGAGCATTTTGTCATTGGAAAAATGCTCTTCAATAACGATACATTGCAACAAACCATCAAAATACTCTCCGATGAACTCATGGTAACCGATCTTCCACCTGAACCCTCGGTTCAGTATAGAAAACAGCTGGCAATAGGACTCTTTTATAAG GGACTTTTATTTCTGTCTCCCCAAAACATATTGCACTCACGTTACAAATCCGGTAAGATAAAACTTCATCAAACGCGTCCAGTCTCTTCTGCGTCGCAGACTTTTCCAACTGATCCAAATATATGGCCTCTTAATGAACCAATACCTAAGGTGGAAGCTTTG taccAGTGCGCGGGAGAAGCAAAGTATGTAGACGATCATCCATCCCTACCCAGAGAAGTGTTTGCTACCTTTGTCCTTACAACTATCGCAAGAGGAAACATAGACAGCATAGATGCTTCGGAAGCTTTG AATTTCCCAGGCGTTATAGCCTTCTATACAGCAAAAGATATACCAGGTATTAATTCATTTACACCACCTGAAGACCAAGATAGCATTACCAACGAAGAGATACTATGTGACggtgaagttttttattacaaccAACCTTTAGGTATCATCGTAGCGGAATCTTATGATATAGCTAACAGGGCTCGATTATTGGTTAAAGTTAAGTACAGTAATGTACGTCAACCCAAAATGGATATAAGGAATCTTAAAAATGATCCCAGTCAAGTTACATTTTACTCATCAATTAAGGCAACTGATAAAGGCAGTGATGTGGTGAAAGTTATCAAAGGTGAAAAAACAATGTTCGGGCAATATCATTTTTGTTTGGAAAACTTGTCGTGTGTGTCCTGGCCAACTGAGGAAGGCATCAAAGCTACTCCTACGTCACACTACCTTGCTGCTGCCCAAACGATGGCAGCGCGATGCTTGAACATCGATCAGAGCAGGTACGGACTCGTAACACttgaattatgaaaatttaaatttaaaaattacctgAGGTGGCACAGTTTTTAGAACGATga gttgttacttaatttattgaagCTTCAAAAACACAGGGTCGACATGAAAGTTCATCGAGTTGGAGGAAGCTTTGGATTGAAATTGTCAAGACAGACACTTATAACTACGGCTTGTTGTATCGCTACCTACAAACTGAACCGACCATGCAGATTCCTCTTGCCATTAAGAATTCAAACTCGTGCACTTGGTAAAAGAATGCCTTCTATGACGAATTATGAG ATAGGCGTAAATAGTGAAGGTGTTGTTCAGTACGTGAATTATGACATATATGACGATAATGGTTACATTGTCAATGAACTCCTTGTGCGTATCACCGAAGGAACCTATTACAATTGCTATGACAAGGCGAGGTGGGATTTTAGATGTTACAATGTTATATCCGATACTCCTTCAAATACTTGGTTTCGTTCCccag GTACATTGGAGGCTATTATTGGTGCTGAAACAATCATGGAACGAATAGCTTACGAACTGGACTTAGATCCCTTAACAGTTCGCTTAAATAATCTAGACAAAGAATTCGGTGACCTTATTGAAATGACCAATACTCTTAAAGATGATTCGAATTACTTGGAAAGAAAAAAAGCAACAGACAAATTTAATTCAGAAAATAGATGGAAAAAGCGAGGCTTGAGATTTGCTCTAATGAGATGGAACAGCATCTACCCTTACATATTAAACATAACATTATCAGTCTACAGCGGAGACGGGTCAGTTGCAATAACTCATGGAGGAATTGAATTAGGTCAAGGCATTAACACTAAAGCAATTCAAGTTTGTGCATATTTCTTGAACATAcctgtaagtaaaataaaaattaaagccaGCAACACAATGGCCAATCCCAATAATTCATGTACCGTTTCGAGCTTAGGAACACAAAATGTTGCTTTAGGAGTTACAAGATGTTGCAAGGAATTGCTAAAACGATTGGAACCTCTAAGACGAGATATGGGTAACCCAACTTGGGAACAATTAATTGCAAGAGCATATGAATTAGGAATGAATTTACAAGCAAATGGCCTCGCTACATTCGATGactcgtataaaaataataatgtttttggtgCGATCTTAGCTGAAGTTGAAATCGATGTACTGACAGGTGAATCTGAAATCCTAAGAGTTGATTTATTAGAAGACGTAGGTTGTAGTATTAATCCATTAATAGATATTGGACAA aTTGAAGGTGCGTTCGTACAGGGAGTGGGGTATATGACATCTGAAGAATTGGTGTACGATCACAGCACTGGTGAACTGCTCACTGATCGATCTTGGAATTACTATGTGCCACAAGCAACGGACATACCGCAAGACTTTAGAATATACTTTCGGGAGAAATCTTACAGTTATGATGCTATTCTTGGAACAAAag